Proteins encoded within one genomic window of Candidatus Hepatoplasma crinochetorum Av:
- a CDS encoding potassium channel family protein, whose product MKKKEVIIIGVGRFAEALINELSKFQHFTLIAIDNDIKKLAEISTFVDKTFVGDSSNEQFLKEVGIKNADIFVVSIGNDIQSNLLTSSILKDNFSGTVIAKAVSKRHVEILKKIGVDVVIMPDTIAAKRTAIGILNPVLNAELFQRNSELTELDGGVSILTIEALPVWEDKMIKDLKIPRNISIFLIYRNKKVVIVNGLTKIAKGDRIAVVGRNEDLSKIVQK is encoded by the coding sequence ATGAAAAAAAAAGAAGTTATTATTATCGGAGTTGGAAGGTTTGCTGAGGCATTGATAAATGAGTTATCAAAATTTCAACACTTTACATTAATTGCAATTGATAATGATATTAAAAAACTTGCAGAAATATCAACATTTGTAGATAAAACATTTGTTGGTGATTCTTCAAATGAACAATTTTTAAAAGAAGTGGGAATTAAAAATGCTGATATTTTTGTTGTAAGTATTGGAAATGATATTCAAAGTAATTTACTGACTTCATCAATTTTAAAAGACAATTTTAGCGGAACTGTAATTGCAAAAGCAGTAAGTAAAAGACATGTTGAGATTCTTAAAAAAATTGGTGTTGATGTTGTTATAATGCCTGATACAATAGCAGCAAAAAGAACAGCAATTGGTATTTTAAATCCTGTTCTTAATGCTGAATTATTTCAAAGAAATTCAGAATTAACAGAGCTTGATGGCGGAGTTTCAATTTTAACAATTGAAGCATTACCAGTATGAGAAGATAAAATGATCAAAGATCTTAAAATACCAAGAAATATTTCAATATTTTTAATTTATCGTAATAAAAAAGTTGTAATTGTAAATGGATTAACAAAAATTGCAAAAGGTGATCGAATTGCAGTTGTCGGAAGAAATGAAGATTTAAGTAAAATCGTTCAAAAATAA
- a CDS encoding TrkH family potassium uptake protein → MKSFFGKKDKANHNEILIPKQNIVRNKKWEEGGFFKRFLHKNHAILTVLGWYLFFSILGGILLYIPIFQKDDIEHVSFINSLFISSSAFSDTGLSTVSVSDTYNFFGQLIILILILIGGVGWFTIKVILVEYIFEKKITIKDQNEIMNEIGGETNRHALEVAKVAFISTVSFTIIFGLIFAGLFYSVDPKYPANWTEDSNTPASINLGLQGDFLQSFWTGIFHAGSSINNAGFDIFTGDYSLAVYYQNYFIQFLTIFLFVFGGVGFAVIYDCYNYLKNKAKGQKFRFSIFTKIAALSYFSVAFIGLFLVFIAEGFDVLISDQNSFYRSDFYGDPSAKSFALIFNTFSTRNAGFSTINIYDLSEATKVIFILMMFIGSGPGSTAGGIRTTTLFVLIVALIAKIKRKKEVTCFNRRIANENVRDAFRIFIFSALIVFVSSFLIYIPENVIDNEDVTYIDSLFISASAYGTTGLATNNLQLIDIFASIVLIIVMFIGQFGIYNILNLFKSNRSDYIFSKKHHYYRVYNSKYLETKIRLG, encoded by the coding sequence ATGAAATCATTTTTTGGAAAAAAAGATAAGGCCAATCATAATGAGATTTTAATTCCCAAGCAAAATATTGTAAGGAATAAAAAATGAGAAGAGGGAGGATTTTTTAAAAGATTTCTTCATAAAAATCATGCTATCCTTACGGTTCTTGGATGATATCTTTTCTTTTCAATTTTGGGAGGAATTTTACTTTATATTCCAATTTTTCAAAAAGATGATATTGAACATGTTAGTTTTATAAATTCTTTATTTATTTCTTCTTCTGCTTTTTCGGATACTGGATTAAGTACTGTATCAGTAAGTGATACATATAATTTTTTTGGCCAATTAATAATTTTAATTTTAATTTTAATTGGTGGAGTTGGTTGATTTACAATTAAAGTTATTCTTGTTGAATATATCTTTGAAAAAAAAATTACAATAAAAGATCAAAATGAAATAATGAATGAAATTGGGGGAGAGACAAATAGACATGCCCTAGAAGTTGCAAAAGTAGCTTTTATATCTACAGTCTCTTTTACAATAATTTTTGGTTTAATTTTTGCTGGACTTTTTTATTCAGTTGATCCAAAATATCCAGCAAATTGAACAGAAGATTCTAATACTCCTGCTTCGATTAATCTTGGTTTACAAGGGGATTTTTTACAATCTTTTTGAACAGGAATATTTCATGCTGGTTCAAGTATAAATAATGCGGGATTTGATATTTTTACGGGTGATTATTCACTTGCAGTTTATTATCAAAATTACTTTATTCAATTTCTTACAATTTTTTTATTTGTTTTCGGAGGAGTGGGTTTTGCAGTAATTTATGATTGCTATAATTATTTAAAAAATAAAGCAAAAGGACAAAAATTTAGATTTTCGATTTTTACAAAAATTGCAGCACTTTCTTATTTTAGTGTTGCTTTTATTGGTCTTTTTTTAGTATTTATTGCAGAAGGATTTGATGTTTTAATAAGTGATCAAAATTCATTTTATCGAAGTGATTTTTATGGAGATCCTTCAGCAAAATCATTTGCTTTAATTTTTAATACATTTTCAACAAGAAACGCCGGATTTTCAACTATTAATATTTATGATCTTTCAGAAGCAACAAAAGTTATTTTTATTTTAATGATGTTTATTGGTTCTGGTCCAGGATCAACGGCGGGAGGAATTCGGACTACGACCCTTTTTGTTTTAATAGTTGCTTTAATTGCTAAAATTAAAAGAAAAAAAGAAGTAACATGTTTTAATCGTAGAATTGCAAATGAAAATGTCCGCGATGCTTTTAGAATTTTTATCTTTTCTGCTTTAATTGTTTTTGTATCTTCCTTTTTAATTTATATTCCAGAAAATGTTATTGATAATGAAGATGTTACATATATAGATTCATTATTTATTTCTGCAAGTGCTTATGGAACAACTGGACTTGCAACAAATAATCTTCAATTAATTGATATATTTGCTTCAATCGTTTTAATTATTGTAATGTTTATTGGTCAATTTGGAATTTATAATATTCTTAATTTATTCAAATCAAATCGTAGTGATTATATTTTTTCAAAAAAACATCATTATTATCGAGTTTATAATTCAAAATATCTTGAAACAAAAATCCGTTTAGGTTAA
- the ligA gene encoding NAD-dependent DNA ligase LigA yields MEDLEKLNKIEEKILDLKRVIEKWNSEYYQNNNPSVDDYFYDQKLKELIELENKYPQFKTEDSPTQNVGGFADSKFKKAKHNIRSMFSLKNAFNESDLLHFDEQIKKIVGEDNYSYVIEPKIDGLSISLNYRNGKIYQAITRGDGKVGEDVTNNLFLFKNLPREIKIKEEIDFRGEVYISLDQFNNLNKQRMLENEKLIKEDKKPLLLFANPRNLASGTLRHLDKEISSKRELNLFIFQALSAKKRDDYFSSQIETLNKVKEMGFSVNENNLLLKDIKDVIFEINKFASKRESLNYEVDGIVIKVNEYKYHNDIGYTTKFPKWAIAYKFPTEIKKTKLLDIFPTVGRTGKITYNAKLKKVNILGTNVERATLHNADYIKSLDIRIGTEVYLKKAGEIIPKIISVVDINNNLKYQKWEEVLICPICKSKLIRFKGEVDQYCLNTNCTGRIIESLNHFVSKKGMDIEGLSKQQIIIFYQNGLIKSIYDIYNLRNKKDQILAIKGYQEKSVNNLLNSINKSKKNNLNQLIFALGIRNIGEKAALDLARKYQSIIKLKELSFDELNNFNDFGEVKAKSVVEWFKNPNNLKLIDDLDKLGVNLKYIGINIDQSNRLYNQDVLVTGTIEDAKREQIKNYLKDLGANYKSSPTKNLKYLFVGKNASKTKVDKIKKNSITEIIYVDKLSDIK; encoded by the coding sequence ATGGAAGATCTCGAAAAATTAAATAAAATTGAGGAAAAAATCTTAGATTTAAAAAGAGTTATTGAAAAATGAAACAGTGAGTATTATCAAAATAATAATCCTTCTGTTGATGATTATTTTTATGATCAAAAACTCAAAGAATTAATTGAATTAGAAAATAAATATCCACAATTTAAAACTGAAGATTCACCTACGCAAAATGTAGGAGGATTTGCAGATAGTAAATTCAAAAAAGCAAAACATAATATAAGATCAATGTTTTCTCTTAAAAATGCTTTTAATGAAAGTGATTTATTACATTTTGATGAGCAAATTAAAAAAATTGTAGGAGAAGATAATTACAGTTATGTAATTGAACCAAAGATTGATGGTTTATCAATTTCTTTAAATTATCGTAATGGAAAGATATATCAAGCAATTACAAGAGGTGATGGAAAAGTTGGTGAAGATGTAACTAATAATCTTTTTTTATTTAAAAATTTACCAAGGGAAATAAAAATAAAAGAAGAAATAGATTTTCGTGGAGAAGTCTATATTTCTCTTGATCAATTTAATAATTTAAATAAGCAAAGAATGCTTGAAAATGAAAAACTGATTAAAGAAGATAAAAAACCACTTTTATTATTTGCAAATCCAAGAAATCTTGCTTCTGGAACATTAAGACATTTAGATAAAGAAATTTCAAGTAAAAGAGAATTAAATTTATTTATATTTCAAGCTTTAAGTGCGAAGAAAAGAGATGATTATTTTTCTTCTCAAATTGAAACATTAAATAAAGTAAAGGAAATGGGATTTTCAGTAAATGAAAATAATTTACTTTTAAAAGATATTAAAGATGTAATATTTGAAATTAATAAATTTGCAAGTAAAAGAGAATCATTAAATTATGAAGTAGATGGAATTGTAATAAAAGTAAATGAGTATAAATATCATAATGATATTGGATATACAACAAAATTTCCTAAATGAGCAATTGCCTATAAATTTCCTACAGAGATCAAAAAAACAAAATTATTAGATATTTTTCCTACTGTAGGAAGAACAGGAAAAATAACATATAATGCAAAATTAAAAAAAGTTAATATTTTAGGAACAAATGTTGAGCGAGCAACATTGCATAATGCTGATTATATTAAAAGTTTAGATATAAGAATTGGAACAGAAGTTTATTTAAAAAAAGCAGGAGAAATTATTCCGAAAATAATTTCTGTAGTAGATATAAATAATAATCTTAAATATCAAAAGTGAGAAGAAGTATTAATTTGTCCAATTTGCAAAAGCAAATTAATAAGATTTAAAGGGGAAGTTGATCAATATTGTTTAAATACAAATTGTACAGGAAGAATTATTGAATCTTTAAATCATTTTGTAAGTAAAAAAGGGATGGATATTGAAGGATTATCAAAACAACAAATTATTATTTTTTATCAAAATGGATTAATTAAAAGTATTTATGATATTTATAATTTAAGAAATAAAAAAGATCAAATTTTAGCAATAAAAGGATATCAAGAAAAATCTGTAAATAATCTTTTAAATTCAATTAATAAATCAAAAAAGAATAATTTGAATCAATTAATATTTGCATTAGGAATCAGAAATATTGGAGAAAAAGCAGCACTTGATCTTGCAAGAAAATATCAATCAATTATAAAATTAAAAGAACTTTCATTTGATGAATTAAATAATTTTAATGATTTTGGCGAAGTAAAAGCAAAATCAGTTGTAGAATGATTTAAAAATCCAAATAATTTAAAATTAATTGATGATTTAGATAAATTAGGTGTTAATCTTAAATATATAGGAATAAATATTGATCAAAGTAATCGTTTGTATAATCAAGATGTTTTAGTTACTGGAACAATAGAAGATGCAAAAAGAGAACAAATAAAAAATTATTTAAAAGATTTGGGAGCAAATTATAAATCAAGTCCTACCAAGAATCTTAAATATTTATTTGTAGGTAAGAATGCTTCGAAAACAAAAGTAGATAAGATTAAAAAAAATTCAATTACAGAGATAATTTATGTAGATAAATTATCTGATATCAAATAA